DNA sequence from the Cucurbita pepo subsp. pepo cultivar mu-cu-16 chromosome LG06, ASM280686v2, whole genome shotgun sequence genome:
AGACTCCAATTGACGAGAATGAAATTCGGATTACAAGCCAAGGACGGATGCGCAACTATATCACATATGCCATGACCCTACTTCAGGTTTCTCTCTTCAGATGCTTTTCATAAGTTTGACCTTTTTTTCTGGGGTAAATAATCTTTTTAGAACTCTTAATGCGTACTGTGAATCCGTTGGTGTAAAACGCAGTCTCTCTATGGAATTTACAAATTGTGAGTTCTGTTTGGTATTCTGAGTGCTATTAAAAGTAATTGCGTTGGCTACATCCAGCTGTTTGGCACAAAGAAATTGTTAACTTATTTTCGCTGTGTTATGTGCAATAATCTGAGTactttgggtttttttttttcaatgtattgtggtgagaaaattttctttcatgctGTAGTATACGCTCCCCTATGCTCTTCAAACATATGATCTGGCTACTagttttatcaaaatttaaagtccTTTCACTTAATGTATGGCTCTAGGTGGTTActatcttaaaatattaaattctgAGTTTCAATGAATCTTGATATCggttatatttttatatgcttCATTGTAGCGGGTTTTCATAGGCATTTAGGTCATGCATGCTTCAAAAACTTAAGGCAGCCTCAGGCATTTTCTCTTGAAGAATGAGGTGTAagccatatatatatataaagatgtCACGGACGCTAATGGCTGGAAAGCTATGTATTACGAAACATTATGGTTATACCCAAGTGCATGATAGTCATGCCCATCAATTCTCCCTTTCTCAAATAAGGTTTATGATCTTCATTGCTGCTCAAgtgtttttctctgttttggtAATAGTAAAAAAGGATAAATTGCTAATTCTTGTTGGATTTGTACGACATACGAAATTGACTCTTGAAGAGAGAATGAGCACATGACTTACACCTTTATGTGTCCTCATGAAAGTTAAGTGTGTACATGTAGTGATGGAAATATGTGCCTCAAAATCCCTaatgttacattttttatcCTAGTTACTCTATGTTTTAGAGGACAATGCACggtattattttatgtatattaCACTTATTTGATGAttacattttcattaatttgtCAATTAGTTGAAACCTTTGTTTACcctttttgaaactttatgCAGGAAAAAGGTTCTaatgaaattgttttcaaGGCTATGGGAAGGGCTATAAACAAGACTGTGACAATTGTGGAATTAATCAAGGTTTGCTATAATAGTTCATGTTGCCGATGCTCAACCACTTGATTACTTTTGAGATTGGGCTTGACAATATGTCGTTGGTAAATGCAGAGGCGAATTGTAGGTCTTCATCAGAATACCTCAATTGGCTCCACAGACATCACTGATACATGGGAGCCCTTGGAGGAAGGCCTTCTTCCGTAAGagtattttaatcaatatgtCATGCAAGGATTATTTAATCTACCCTTTTACTTTATATTACCATATTCATTATTTAGACGCATGAGTCATTGAACATGTAGAAAAAATTCCTCTAGTGTTGGGCTTTGGTTTCACAGAGTAATTTGATTGTTGTTACAGATTGGAAACAACAAGGCATGTATCGATGATTGTGATTACCCTTTCGAAGAAGGAATTAAATACATCCTCTGTGGGGTGAGTCCTTACTCGCTTTTAATATCTCTCAAAgatgctttttaaaaaataaatgaaaataaattatgttcaaTGATATGAGACTGTTGAATTTGCATGAAGATCTTCTCAtgttatttaaacaaaaccTTAAGTTCATCTGCTCTCTCAGATTCAGTTGTTAAAAATGTTTAGATATTCAGGGTTTTGCATATTTAGGATCCGtgtattgaataattttactaatgatttaataagtttttttgGTCTTACTCTTTAGATTTGTTAGTCTTCGTATCTGAATTGTGAAAATGCTCTTCTAAAAATGAACATTTGTCTCACGCATTACTGTTGCTTCAGGTATCAGCCTCCACTTCCTGCTGAGCTGGTGAAAACATTTGTAGAGTATGATTACGAGGGAGGTAAGACCTGTCCTATCataccttttttatttattgttaaacTTTTTGCATTGGGAAGTGGACAACCTATTGTGATTGCATATTGCAGAAGGCTCACCTCATGATCAGGGTCCAGGACGAGGCAGAGGTCGGGGCCGCAGTGGCAGAGGAAGGTCTAGGGGTAGAGGTATGTagagtttgattttgtttattctTCTTAATCCCTTCATTATGTTGTTGTTCATGAAAGGGTATGGcttttatcattttatggCTGGTTGTAGTTCATTTAGTTTCTTGCTTCAAGTAGAGCATGTATGACCCGTaacaatttgtttttgttttataatgaTATTGGTTTTAGGACCCCCAGGTAATGGCTTTGTGGGTAATGAATATGATGATGGAGATTGGGACCGTAATAGGGGTGGTAATGGAAGAGGAAGGGGTCGAGGGAGGGGTGGTGGTAATTTCCGTGGCCGTGGAAGAGGAGGATACAATGGACCTCAATTTGATTTACAGCAAGATGGAGGTTACAATCAAGACTTCCCACCCCAAGGCCGTGGTATTTTCTTACTTCTTTTTCAGTAtggtttatttaataaattaatcttTGATTAGCCATGGtgttttcttaataaatttcCTTGTCCTTGATGTTTTAGTGGTTTTTTTGGTTCATGTTTCGTATTGAGTTGGGCATGAAATGTTTAGTTTAGTTTGATATTTCAGCTCCCAGGCACCCTTGTTTTGAGCTCATGGAAGCGTTTGTTTGTATTTTCAGGGCGTGGGCGTGGAAGGGGCGGGTATCGTGGAAGGGGACGTGGTTTCAGAACTAATGGAGGAGGACCGATCCAGGCTGCTGCATGAGAGAGATGCTGAAAGGTTAAAATCCTAATTTTATTCAACATGATGGATGAGTCCTGTAATGAATGATGTATCATTAGGGTTTTCGCTTCTTTTAGTTGCCGGTTGCAAAGGACAACTATATTAACAGTAGGAATTTGggcttctttttccttttcttttggagtcgtAATTAGATGGAATGGAAGTAAGTGTTTGAAAGAGCTGCCGCTATGTGAGGGTGGCGACTCGTTTTCTTGTAGATTTAGGTGAGCTGCTTGacgtttatattttattgtttaaaaatttgttggtCGGACAgtgtattcttttatttgagtttttaggATCTTCTGGCGTCCTTCAACGCTCTCCTTTCAGTTCTCtaatatttgtttcttctttgctCCTCACcctttcttcatttatctCCCACTATTTCTATACTCAAGTTTTCTGTGCccataaattattgtttttttttttatttatttttaaatatgtttaaataCACGAGCCTGTCGCTTGAAACAATGATTTTGGTGGTTTGGGCGAATTGAGTTTTAAACAAATGATTTAATGACAAAATAATTCACTATTTTCACATATTAAAAGAAGAGAATACACGGCCTTGAATCCTGGCCTGCggacataataataataaaaagtattttttttattctcaaattcGTAAGCGCATACAAGTATATAGAATTTCCATTGAAATGGAGTTGGTTTACAATTGCttttattatctaattttgCAGGTTTTAGAATTTAGATAGATTTAGTCTGTTTTCCTttgatttaagaattttttttcttgttttcaggGGAGTTTCCAGTAAATTAATGTTCTAATAGAATgatatttgatgtttttttcaaaatgcctaattaaaatattcatttgaTTCAATTTCCCCCCAAAGCCCTAGTAGCTATATAAAGCAAGGTGGTCCTTTCGGGTTTTAGAAGACGAAGATTCATTCGCATTTGCCATACCGGGCCAGCAATTCCGCCACCAACTGCAATCACAAGGCTTTTTTGGTAGGAAACTTAGAATTTTCCGATCCTCCTCCGGTGCCCTCTGATAATCTCTCCCCGATGGTTCAAAACTCTCCACAACCGCCGCCACTTGAGGAGCAACAACCACAGAAACCGCCAGAACCATTGCCGAAATCTTCCCAAGATGATGAACTAGACGAAGAGCTACGTAAACTTCTGATTCCCGATGTTAGGGATCTTCCTTTCGCGCCTCCCTCCGCCGTCGAGACCAATTTCGTCTCGTATTTCGCTCCTGGCACGTTCACTGTCGCCGTATCTTTTTCGAATTCACAATGGAGTTTTATTGCCCTAACTAAACCCTAAGCCCTCTAATTAATCTGACTAATTGGTCGTCTCATTTCCAGATTTTATGAAGGAAGGTCATGATCAGTACGTTTACCGCCATGCCAACGGGTAACGATTTTAATATCTCTTTCTAGTTGATCCGAAGTACAATTCCCCGCTCATCGTAATTACTTATCTGccttgtttttcttattctagCTTGTGTGTGATCGGCTTGGCTCCTACGCATATTGCATTCAAAGACAGTAGTGGTATCACAGCTGTTGATTTCAATGTAGGGAAATCTGATCGCAGTAGCTTTAAAGTCACTGGGAAACGCAAGAAGGTATGAAAATGGTAACTGTGGACTTGCGAACTGGTTCGCGTTACCGATTTCTAAAGAAACAGTGTTGCTAGAAATTAAAGTACGTCCATTGTGATAAAACCTCACTTATTGTTAAGGTGCTGGTGGCCTCTTGTGAGTTCTGTTGCTTTGGATTTCATGAAACTATCGTCACTAGAAGATTATGTCAATTTCCTTCATGATCTTTatgatttatatgtttttttttttttacatttcttCAGCATATCATAGACAGAACATGTTTCAGAATCAGCTTTGGCTGTGGAGTTCTTTTGTTACTATGCATATTACTTTTTAGTAGAATTTTGAGGCATCATTAGGAATGACATCCGGAGGATTTACATGTATGATGGGAAAACTTTTTACTGAATTTCTTTCAACAGTTCCTTACAACTTGAACTATGATTTTTGAGGCATCATTAGGAATGACATCCGGAggatttaaatatataatggaAAAACTTTTTCCTGAATTTCTTTCAACAGTTCTTACAACTTGAACTATGATTTTTCGCTCTGGTCCCGTATGTGATTCCAGATACTGGGATTGAATGTTCTGTGCTGAAGTCATCAGTGTAATTTTGCAGAATGCGCAATTCTTTGAGCCCAATTCTGCTATATGTAAAGTCTGCACCAAAGATGCTTCATATATTGTAAGGTTGGATGTTTTTGCTTTTCACCAATTTCTGATATGCCCCCATTAGCTTCTCTTCAATTGCAACTCTGATCATTTATGCTACTATTGTTAGGTGTTCTGTTAAAGGTTCTCTATTGGAAGTTAATGATCGCTTGATGAAGCAGCCAGAGTTGCTAAAAAATGTGGTGAGCATGACCTTTCAATTTAATGGCCGATACTGTGGGTTTGGGAAAGCCTTGTTGTTCTAATCAGTTGTTTCCCATGTTTCTGTTTTTAGTATTGTCGATTTTAGTGTTCATTGCTGATTCACTTGCCTCGAGaggaaaaaatcaataatcatATTATTACAGGCTCACAGAGAAGGCTACATTGCTATTGTTATGCCAAAGCCAGGAGATTGGGTGAAAGTTAAGGAGTCATTGCTGAGCCTCGAAGAGTACAAACGATTGAGAGAAGTGTAGCTGCACCCAATCATTGGTCGCATATAAGTAACTTTCAGATTTCTTGCTTCCTCCTCCTTTTTAACCCGACAGCCACCTCTatttgtgattttgaaattgggatatttttaattcaagttTAGTTAGTGGAATATTATTCAAAGTTGGTTAGATATTGAATTGATATGAGTTCAAAATTAGATAGATAATCTTGGtttcaaatcttttaaatttaatcttggtttcaaatcttttgaatttaatcTTAGTTtgaaatcttttgtttttggagaTAATCTTATTTCGAAATCTTTAGTTTGTGGAGATAATCTTAGTTCGAAATCTTTAGTTTGTGGAGATAATCTTAGTTCGAAATCTTTAGTTTGTGGAGATAATCTTAGTTCGAAATCTTTAGTTTTGGAGATTATCTTAGTTCGAAATCTTTAGTTTTGGAGATAATCTTAGTTTGAAATCTTTAGTTTTGGAGATTATCTTAGTTCGAAATCAATcttatcttataaataaaattataaattcaggatcatttcctaaattttaaatttaatcttttgatattatataatattgtctaaAATAGCattattgattataaacttaggatcattccttaaattatgaatttaatctTTTGATATTATAGGATATGGTCTAAAATACCACTAATTGATTATCcctatttatttgatttaataggagataaaattatttatttgatttgaaaacataaaatatatatatatatatatatatatatataaagaatttaataaaaataaatatgagaatggaacaaattatatcaattattcaaaattattcaaaataaaatttaaagttacaACCCTGCAACAATAAGTGCAGTAATAGCAGTGATTGTGGAGACTGAAATCGAGCTCGGAATAGCGATGACTATGACCGAGGAAACTGAAATCGCTTCTCTAAAATTGTTGGTAGACGATGTCGGAAAACCAATGTGAAATGTAGCAGTTGCAGAATATCTACTTATCAGAAAAGGTGGTGAGGATGCACTCGTCGACTATAGGAACAGAATTGGGGCTCACACTCACCAATAGGTGGTGAGGTGCAATGGTCGACTAGGCACAAAACTGGAGATTACACCCACCCATTAAATCTTTATGctcaattttataaatggcaaatattcttattttttaaaaataaatatatattataaaactaaGTATGTCcccttaaaaaaatagagtatttttttttatatatataaaatcctataaatataaatatgtaatttgataaaaataaaaaataaaaaaattataaaggttcaaaattcaaatctcacaaacctaataaattagttttatctaagaaactttaaaatttttaatttaaaaatgtaatttaatttttttgaaaaataaatattgagttcgaaaataatttgtatatatttttctcgacaattaaataattctatGTTAAAAAGATAAGAGTCCATTGAGATGGTattgaacaataaaattaactaTACTAAGCTCATTACAATTAAAGAGAACAGTAATGtaattttgaatgatattGGAGGGATGGAAAAGAAACTATACACATGATTTAATTGAGtcataataaagttttaattattacatttattattactttttattgaatttagataaaaattaagaaaaaatggatGCAGCTTGAGCTTGAACTTGTAATGCGTCAAAACATCGAGTtgtttcaattaataaaataggtTGAAAATGCACTGTATTGTCATTATCTTTTGATCTTACATTTGAAGtgactcattttctttattttctcttcattATTAACTTAATAGCAGTcttaatatttgattatgaaaatttaaagatgtCCTTGTCCTTTATTCTCACGTTTTACCACTCCATAATCAGTTTTTGCCTTGATCTGAAAATTTTCCTATATGAAAATGGCACAACTTGACCTTGAAGGAGTATGCAGGAGTATGCAAAAGTATACATGAATATGCAGAAGTATGCATGAGTATGCAGAAGTATAAGAAGTATGTAGAAGTATGAAAAAGTACGAAGAAATAATCAATCTGGttttaggaaaaatatttctctctttttattcgGCCAGTTTTTACTCTCAATTGCCAGAAGTCAACAGTAACATTTAACTGACTGCTGTGAAGtgtttactttctttttgttgtttggaaatatttgttagtataaattcatatttcatgGATATGATAATAACATATACTAAAGGGAGAAGTCTTTGAGTTGCTTGAGGCAAGTAATTATCTTAACGCAAGGGGTGAAAGAACAAAACCTTTTACT
Encoded proteins:
- the LOC111796903 gene encoding ribonuclease P protein subunit p25-like protein, giving the protein MDRYHRVEKPRAETPIDENEIRITSQGRMRNYITYAMTLLQEKGSNEIVFKAMGRAINKTVTIVELIKRRIVGLHQNTSIGSTDITDTWEPLEEGLLPLETTRHVSMIVITLSKKELNTSSVGYQPPLPAELVKTFVEYDYEGEGSPHDQGPGRGRGRGRSGRGRSRGRGPPGNGFVGNEYDDGDWDRNRGGNGRGRGRGRGGGNFRGRGRGGYNGPQFDLQQDGGYNQDFPPQGRGRGRGRGGYRGRGRGFRTNGGGPIQAAA
- the LOC111797363 gene encoding protein Simiate, with protein sequence MEKTKIHSHLPYRASNSATNCNHKAFLVGNLEFSDPPPVPSDNLSPMVQNSPQPPPLEEQQPQKPPEPLPKSSQDDELDEELRKLLIPDVRDLPFAPPSAVETNFVSYFAPDFMKEGHDQYVYRHANGLCVIGLAPTHIAFKDSSGITAVDFNVGKSDRSSFKVTGKRKKNAQFFEPNSAICKVCTKDASYIVRCSVKGSLLEVNDRLMKQPELLKNVAHREGYIAIVMPKPGDWVKVKESLLSLEEYKRLREV